One segment of Streptomyces sp. NBC_01463 DNA contains the following:
- a CDS encoding sugar ABC transporter permease produces the protein MLMVAPALLHAALWIGLPVVASVVLAFTKYDVLTPPQFVGLDNFKEMMDDAVFRKSIVNTVIYTFFTVPFGMMLGLLLALALHTGLKARGIFRTAIFLPQVTATVAIALVWLWIYNPGNGLLNTLLSFVGVSGPAWLSSTTWALPSVILVGVWQGIGMKMLIYLAALQSLPKELYEAASVDGASKARQFFSITLPLLKPATFFVLITSMISAFQSFDQVYILTEGGPANSTTMMTYEIYKSAFREFRVGYACAQSLVLFVLLMGFTLVNRRIMGGTRGHN, from the coding sequence ATGCTGATGGTGGCACCCGCCCTGCTGCACGCCGCCCTCTGGATCGGCCTGCCGGTCGTCGCCTCGGTCGTCCTGGCCTTCACGAAGTACGACGTGCTGACGCCGCCGCAGTTCGTGGGGCTGGACAACTTCAAGGAGATGATGGACGACGCGGTGTTCCGCAAGTCCATCGTCAACACCGTCATCTACACCTTCTTCACCGTGCCGTTCGGCATGATGCTGGGGCTGCTGCTGGCGCTCGCCCTGCACACGGGTCTGAAGGCCCGCGGCATCTTCCGTACCGCGATCTTCCTGCCGCAGGTCACCGCCACCGTGGCGATCGCCCTGGTCTGGCTGTGGATCTACAACCCGGGCAACGGGCTGCTCAACACGCTGCTCTCGTTCGTCGGCGTCAGCGGTCCGGCCTGGCTCTCCTCGACCACCTGGGCGCTGCCCTCGGTGATCCTGGTCGGCGTCTGGCAGGGCATCGGCATGAAGATGCTCATCTACTTGGCCGCGCTCCAGTCCCTGCCGAAGGAACTGTACGAAGCGGCGTCGGTCGACGGCGCTTCCAAGGCGCGGCAGTTCTTCTCGATCACGCTGCCGCTGCTGAAGCCCGCGACGTTCTTCGTGCTCATCACGTCGATGATCAGCGCGTTCCAGTCGTTCGACCAGGTCTACATCCTCACCGAGGGCGGGCCGGCCAACAGCACCACGATGATGACGTACGAGATCTACAAGTCCGCCTTCCGGGAGTTCCGCGTCGGCTACGCCTGCGCCCAGTCACTGGTGCTGTTCGTCCTGCTGATGGGCTTCACCCTGGTCAACCGGCGGATCATGGGAGGCACCCGTGGCCACAACTGA
- a CDS encoding heparinase II/III-family protein, whose amino-acid sequence MAALRRIARERGGWWHAYVCPAHGVELDHGDVLAGEFPEGGARCAYGCRVDNEAVRGAWLVLSHQAWARHLRVLAHRGERAEAVARLVEYTALYEELATAQHGEAQGWMLRGRLFHQALTDAIWAVNIGHTVLTLAEGGTEDLSGVLPLLDSLERAALDARAVLIGKGQLASNYTAWLNAAGAAAGRAAAAVRGQEWDGAKEWLEGDSGLYAHLRVAVAGDGWEWEGSTYYHGFVLRAALLALRGTDPAALPADVTGVLAGMTDVLASIATRGGILPALHDGPYLRAPLALEWLELVALAQQLVPSAALDAVAGRARAELGAGDDGLDRELGGWFTGPPLAERPAPGALTLFTTAGYAVLRVAGVHALLDFGPHGGSHGHRDKLSLYLYGDTTPWQPDPGQVPYAHAEFRDLYASTEAHPAFRVDGLEQAECTGALLGSDDRSVTAEVTTAYEGVRGVRRIAAGEGYLVDLLTVTADESRRITAQLRPGTALDVQVQAAGPVRTTWYGDETLHGWHTHRADVPVRPVTAPGPGPADDPQRMRTRVDFTADTGRVTFASVYQAASAGPAVTDVHLDDDGLTVCLADGSTARFLTED is encoded by the coding sequence ATGGCCGCGTTGAGGCGGATCGCGCGGGAGCGCGGCGGCTGGTGGCACGCGTACGTCTGCCCCGCGCACGGGGTGGAGCTCGACCACGGTGATGTGCTCGCCGGGGAGTTCCCGGAAGGCGGTGCGCGCTGTGCGTACGGCTGCCGGGTCGACAACGAGGCGGTGCGCGGTGCCTGGCTGGTGCTGTCGCACCAGGCCTGGGCGCGGCACCTGCGGGTGCTCGCCCACCGGGGCGAGCGTGCCGAGGCGGTGGCGCGGCTGGTGGAGTACACCGCTCTGTACGAGGAGCTGGCCACCGCGCAGCACGGCGAGGCGCAGGGCTGGATGCTGCGCGGCCGGCTCTTCCACCAGGCGCTGACCGACGCGATCTGGGCGGTGAACATCGGGCACACCGTCCTGACCCTCGCCGAGGGCGGCACGGAGGACCTGTCCGGTGTGCTCCCGCTGCTGGACTCCTTGGAGCGGGCCGCACTCGACGCCCGCGCCGTGCTGATCGGCAAGGGGCAGCTCGCCTCCAACTACACCGCGTGGCTCAATGCCGCGGGCGCCGCCGCAGGGCGCGCCGCCGCGGCGGTGCGCGGGCAGGAGTGGGACGGCGCCAAGGAGTGGCTGGAGGGCGACAGCGGTCTCTACGCGCATCTGCGGGTCGCGGTCGCCGGGGACGGCTGGGAGTGGGAGGGCAGCACCTACTACCACGGGTTCGTCCTGCGTGCGGCGCTGCTGGCGCTGCGGGGCACCGACCCGGCGGCCCTGCCGGCCGATGTGACGGGTGTGCTGGCCGGGATGACGGACGTGCTGGCCTCGATCGCGACGCGGGGCGGCATTCTGCCCGCGCTGCACGACGGCCCGTACCTGCGCGCACCGCTGGCCCTGGAGTGGCTGGAGCTCGTCGCGCTGGCCCAGCAGCTGGTTCCGTCGGCCGCGCTGGACGCGGTGGCCGGGCGGGCCCGGGCCGAGCTGGGTGCGGGCGACGACGGGCTGGACCGGGAGCTGGGCGGCTGGTTCACCGGCCCGCCGCTGGCGGAACGTCCGGCGCCGGGTGCGCTCACGCTGTTCACCACGGCGGGCTACGCGGTGCTGCGCGTCGCGGGTGTCCACGCGCTGCTGGACTTCGGCCCGCACGGCGGTTCGCACGGCCACCGGGACAAGCTGTCTCTTTATCTCTACGGCGACACCACGCCGTGGCAGCCCGACCCCGGCCAGGTGCCCTACGCCCACGCCGAGTTCCGCGATCTGTACGCGTCGACCGAGGCCCATCCGGCGTTCCGGGTGGACGGTCTCGAACAGGCGGAGTGCACGGGCGCGCTGCTCGGTTCGGACGACCGCTCGGTCACCGCGGAGGTGACGACGGCGTACGAGGGCGTGCGCGGGGTGCGGCGGATCGCCGCGGGCGAGGGCTATCTGGTCGACCTGCTGACCGTGACGGCCGACGAGTCCCGGCGCATCACCGCGCAGTTGCGCCCCGGCACCGCGCTGGACGTGCAGGTGCAGGCCGCGGGCCCGGTGCGCACCACCTGGTACGGCGACGAGACGCTGCACGGCTGGCACACGCACCGCGCCGACGTGCCGGTGCGCCCGGTGACCGCGCCGGGTCCCGGCCCCGCCGACGACCCGCAGCGGATGCGGACCCGGGTCGACTTCACGGCCGACACCGGCCGGGTCACGTTCGCCTCGGTCTACCAGGCCGCGTCGGCCGGGCCCGCGGTGACCGACGTACATCTGGACGACGACGGACTGACGGTCTGCCTGGCGGACGGCAGCACCGCGCGGTTCCTGACGGAGGACTGA
- a CDS encoding LacI family transcriptional regulator codes for MSGVTIHQVAEAAGVSASTVSNVLNGRTDRMQAATLARVEQVIEQLSYRPNRAARMLRTGRIKVIGLIVPSVANPFWGALARELEAIALAEGYHVLLCNSERDPARELKYGEELLADGVSGVVLCSSLPSLDHVAPLLSRGLKMVAFDRTAQAGDPPSLASISVDNAMGAELATRHLLELGHRRLAFVSGSVNSVNRRERLRGFRAALESAGLDPADAIVWPGAGTTEFGDKDAAELGRRAARELLCGPRPPTAFVAINDMCAIGICRGAKDAGRSAGQDVSVVGFDDILLADLFEPPLTTVRQPLPEMAAETFQQLKARIDSAPVAGRSLLIRPRLVVRESTASAPAEVAAAEEALAHR; via the coding sequence ATGAGCGGGGTAACGATCCATCAGGTCGCGGAGGCCGCGGGGGTCTCCGCGAGCACCGTGTCGAACGTCCTCAACGGACGTACGGACCGTATGCAGGCGGCGACCCTGGCTCGCGTCGAGCAGGTGATAGAGCAGCTCAGCTACCGGCCCAACCGCGCGGCGCGCATGCTGCGCACCGGCCGGATCAAGGTCATCGGCCTGATCGTGCCGTCCGTCGCCAACCCCTTCTGGGGGGCGCTGGCCCGGGAGCTGGAGGCCATCGCGCTGGCCGAGGGCTATCACGTACTGCTCTGCAACAGTGAGCGCGATCCGGCCCGTGAGCTCAAGTACGGCGAGGAGCTGCTGGCCGACGGGGTGAGCGGTGTGGTGCTCTGCTCCTCGCTGCCCTCGCTCGACCATGTGGCACCGCTGCTCAGCCGCGGTCTGAAGATGGTCGCCTTCGACCGCACCGCCCAGGCGGGCGATCCGCCGTCACTGGCCTCGATCAGCGTCGACAACGCGATGGGAGCCGAGCTCGCCACCCGGCACCTGCTCGAACTGGGCCACCGCCGGCTGGCCTTCGTCTCCGGCTCGGTCAACAGCGTCAACCGCCGCGAGCGGCTGCGCGGCTTCCGGGCCGCCCTGGAGTCGGCCGGCCTCGACCCGGCCGACGCGATCGTCTGGCCCGGCGCCGGTACCACCGAGTTCGGTGACAAGGACGCGGCCGAACTGGGGCGCAGGGCGGCCCGCGAGCTCCTCTGCGGCCCGCGCCCGCCCACCGCGTTCGTCGCCATCAACGACATGTGCGCGATCGGGATCTGCCGGGGCGCGAAGGACGCCGGCCGCAGTGCGGGACAGGACGTCTCCGTGGTCGGGTTCGACGACATCCTGCTCGCCGACCTCTTCGAGCCGCCGCTGACCACCGTCCGCCAGCCGCTGCCCGAGATGGCCGCGGAGACGTTCCAGCAGCTGAAGGCCCGGATCGACTCCGCCCCGGTCGCCGGACGTTCGCTCCTGATCAGGCCGAGACTCGTGGTCCGGGAGTCGACGGCTTCCGCCCCCGCCGAGGTGGCCGCGGCCGAGGAGGCTCTCGCGCACCGGTGA
- a CDS encoding ABC transporter substrate-binding protein: MELKRRSLLAAIGAGTAAAALSGCGTGSSTAGSADGPAEGEITLLTPIYEGADGKTLLEKEILGGFRKKYPDVKVNVDYTTYAQLNEKITTGLAGGLLPDVLMMGVGWIPPFAAKKAIAPLPEKFATAHDYEKRVLEPSRYDGKLYALPVVLDTRIVVYRKDHFAEAGIKKTPANWAELRAVAKQLTKGGRVGFDPFSIDLRQCWETFLFANGGQLFSADGKKVLFTDNRGVEALQFFKDLSADGSADYTKKTAAGAPSNVQTGKASMMMTTSALWEQVRDQNPELLKDDTLGAFILANRKPAMLQGGTLVTQSASSKHPAAARALVEYLSTPDSILGAAKQRGSVPGLKDLNESGYVKENKFVDLSLQNMSAACSEGGTAAWMEIREKIKPTLEPAIVGNQSAKDAIAELGRLAEAAIGRM; the protein is encoded by the coding sequence ATGGAACTCAAACGACGGTCGCTGCTCGCTGCCATCGGCGCCGGTACGGCCGCGGCCGCACTCTCCGGCTGCGGCACCGGCTCTTCGACGGCCGGCTCCGCCGACGGTCCCGCCGAGGGCGAGATCACGCTGCTCACCCCGATCTACGAAGGCGCCGACGGCAAGACGCTGTTGGAGAAGGAGATCCTCGGCGGCTTCCGGAAGAAGTATCCGGACGTCAAGGTGAACGTGGACTACACCACGTACGCGCAGCTCAACGAGAAGATCACCACGGGGCTCGCCGGCGGGCTGCTGCCCGACGTGCTGATGATGGGCGTCGGCTGGATCCCGCCGTTCGCCGCGAAGAAGGCCATCGCCCCGCTGCCCGAGAAGTTCGCCACCGCGCACGACTACGAGAAGCGGGTCCTGGAGCCGTCGCGCTACGACGGCAAGCTGTACGCGCTGCCGGTCGTCCTGGACACCCGCATCGTCGTCTACCGCAAGGACCACTTCGCCGAGGCCGGCATCAAGAAGACCCCGGCCAACTGGGCGGAACTGCGGGCCGTCGCCAAGCAGCTGACGAAGGGCGGCCGGGTCGGATTCGACCCGTTCTCCATCGATCTGCGCCAGTGCTGGGAGACGTTCCTGTTCGCCAACGGCGGTCAGCTGTTCAGCGCGGACGGCAAGAAGGTGCTGTTCACCGACAACCGGGGCGTCGAGGCGCTGCAGTTCTTCAAGGACCTGTCCGCGGACGGCTCCGCCGACTACACCAAGAAGACGGCTGCCGGTGCACCGTCGAACGTCCAGACCGGCAAGGCGTCGATGATGATGACGACGAGCGCCCTGTGGGAGCAGGTCCGTGACCAGAACCCGGAGCTGCTGAAGGACGACACCCTCGGCGCGTTCATCCTGGCCAACCGCAAGCCGGCGATGCTCCAGGGCGGCACGCTCGTCACCCAGTCGGCGAGCTCCAAGCACCCGGCCGCGGCACGTGCCCTGGTCGAGTACCTCTCGACCCCCGACTCGATCCTGGGAGCGGCGAAGCAGCGCGGTTCGGTGCCGGGGCTCAAGGACCTCAACGAGTCCGGCTACGTGAAGGAGAACAAGTTCGTCGATCTCTCCCTCCAGAACATGAGCGCGGCCTGCTCCGAGGGCGGCACCGCGGCCTGGATGGAGATCCGCGAGAAGATCAAGCCGACGCTGGAGCCCGCGATCGTGGGCAACCAGTCCGCGAAGGATGCCATCGCGGAACTCGGCCGTCTCGCCGAAGCCGCCATCGGCCGGATGTGA
- a CDS encoding heparinase II/III-family protein has product MLLSATPPPGPRPAQELRLFEEAARHRGLTPPRTHPLASITWLGPAASNPALAYRISGDRAHLAESVRWIEAAVRLPHWGKAHMPDHDLDAGWLLHHLALTYKWLGDDLPDGVRALLRYKLLLQGRRMYEFAVASEGSWWSSSYWQNHNWICYAGLATAGYVLGKEEWTERAKDNLGTVLDLMPEDGSHAEGVVYWRYGVPFLAIHLDLLKEAEGIDWWDRGGFMSRTFRYRLHQTAPGFAFNVDHGDCHDRRSGHSAGLYYRLAAQYAIPEAQWMGDLASGELLWQEAAESGVRPGILPEAYLEYLWYDPSVPAARPTETRAFFPDLGLLAARTGWDDDATLVSFKASPGGGHRAWETAEKHRVEKGWETLNQGHHHPDSGSFVFVSQGAFLAVDEGYSNRKKAAHHNLLLVDGQGYADEDRYHVYRDIPFERQAGQRDVLVAADCGWAHSTAGIAAMYDPALGVRRLDRTLVFTPSGRLVLLDLAEADSAREWTFLLQTDRPTEAQEDGSRLIRSGSAAARLRQFAPVDGRVAVEVTEVEANPTSSTPELRLTRTLHTLRSTTPRSAEGMFLSTITPGTETDATRVPCTEGQGVSFGDETVLLSPVTRRIRTAGLLADAAAVLLGGDDAPYVVAATRLERDGAVLLDVAEPYTGKVG; this is encoded by the coding sequence TTGTTGCTCTCGGCGACCCCGCCCCCCGGGCCGCGCCCCGCACAGGAGCTGCGGCTGTTCGAGGAGGCCGCCCGCCACCGCGGGCTGACCCCGCCCCGTACACACCCCCTGGCCAGCATCACCTGGCTCGGGCCCGCCGCCTCCAATCCGGCGCTCGCCTACCGGATCTCCGGCGACCGGGCACACCTCGCGGAGAGCGTGCGGTGGATCGAGGCCGCGGTGCGGCTGCCGCACTGGGGCAAGGCCCATATGCCGGACCACGACCTGGACGCCGGCTGGCTGCTGCACCATCTCGCCCTCACGTACAAGTGGCTCGGCGACGACCTGCCGGACGGGGTGCGGGCGCTGCTGCGGTACAAGCTGCTGCTCCAGGGGCGGCGGATGTACGAGTTCGCGGTGGCGAGCGAGGGCAGCTGGTGGTCGTCGTCGTACTGGCAGAACCACAACTGGATCTGCTACGCGGGTCTGGCGACGGCCGGGTACGTGCTGGGCAAGGAGGAGTGGACCGAGCGCGCCAAGGACAACCTCGGGACCGTCCTGGACCTGATGCCCGAGGACGGTTCGCACGCCGAGGGCGTCGTGTACTGGCGCTACGGCGTGCCGTTCCTCGCCATCCATCTGGATCTCCTGAAGGAGGCGGAGGGCATCGACTGGTGGGACCGGGGCGGGTTCATGTCCCGGACGTTCCGCTACCGGCTGCACCAGACGGCGCCCGGGTTCGCGTTCAACGTCGACCACGGCGACTGCCATGACCGGCGCAGCGGCCACAGCGCCGGGCTCTACTACCGGCTGGCCGCGCAGTACGCGATCCCCGAGGCCCAGTGGATGGGCGATCTGGCATCGGGCGAACTGCTGTGGCAGGAGGCGGCCGAGAGCGGCGTGCGGCCCGGCATCCTGCCGGAGGCCTACCTCGAATACCTCTGGTACGACCCGTCGGTGCCGGCCGCCCGGCCCACCGAGACCCGCGCGTTCTTCCCGGACCTCGGGCTGCTGGCCGCGCGCACGGGCTGGGACGACGACGCCACGCTGGTGTCGTTCAAGGCCAGCCCCGGGGGCGGTCACCGGGCGTGGGAGACCGCGGAGAAGCACCGGGTGGAGAAGGGCTGGGAGACGCTCAACCAGGGTCACCACCACCCCGACTCGGGCTCGTTCGTGTTCGTCTCGCAGGGCGCGTTCCTCGCCGTGGACGAGGGCTACAGCAACCGCAAGAAGGCCGCGCACCACAATCTGCTGCTGGTGGACGGGCAGGGGTACGCGGACGAGGACCGGTACCACGTGTACCGGGACATCCCCTTCGAGCGGCAGGCCGGGCAGCGCGATGTGCTCGTTGCCGCCGACTGCGGATGGGCGCACTCCACGGCCGGGATCGCGGCGATGTACGACCCCGCGCTCGGGGTGCGGCGCCTCGACCGGACGCTGGTGTTCACCCCGTCGGGACGTCTGGTGCTGCTGGACCTCGCCGAGGCGGATTCGGCACGGGAGTGGACGTTCCTGCTCCAGACCGACCGGCCCACCGAAGCGCAGGAGGACGGCAGCCGGCTGATCCGCTCCGGTTCGGCCGCGGCCCGGCTGCGGCAGTTCGCCCCCGTCGACGGCCGCGTCGCCGTCGAGGTCACCGAGGTCGAGGCCAATCCGACGTCGAGCACGCCGGAGCTGCGCCTCACCCGCACCCTGCACACCCTGCGCTCCACCACGCCCCGGTCGGCCGAGGGGATGTTCCTCAGCACGATCACCCCGGGCACGGAGACGGACGCCACCCGGGTCCCGTGCACGGAGGGCCAGGGCGTGTCCTTCGGTGACGAGACCGTGCTGCTCTCCCCCGTCACCCGGCGGATCCGCACCGCCGGGCTCCTCGCCGACGCCGCGGCCGTGCTGCTCGGCGGGGACGACGCCCCGTACGTGGTGGCGGCGACCCGGCTGGAGCGGGACGGCGCCGTGCTGCTCGACGTGGCGGAACCGTACACAGGAAAGGTCGGCTGA
- a CDS encoding carbohydrate ABC transporter permease, whose amino-acid sequence MATTELHKPGVAQPPRPRANRKPVSAGRIALYVTLSVISLLMVVPFIWMVLTSLKTPVEIASQDAGLLPEHWEFGNYAEALKAAPFATYARNSFIIATSHTVLNLVIASMAGYALARIRFRGSEVIFYLFIAALMIPTYTKVLPEFLIVRFMPLAGGNDLFGQGGSGWLDTWWALIVPGAVTPFAVFLFRQFYLDLPVELEEAARLDGLGEFRIYARIMTPQVKPALITVALLTFESSWNNFLWPLLVTRTDSLRVIQVGLSVFKTENGPQWHFLMAGTTLATLPMVVLFLIGQRYFVQGFATAGLK is encoded by the coding sequence GTGGCCACAACTGAGCTGCACAAGCCCGGGGTCGCGCAGCCGCCCCGCCCCAGGGCGAACCGGAAGCCGGTGTCCGCCGGCCGGATCGCGCTCTATGTGACGCTGTCCGTGATCTCCCTGCTGATGGTGGTGCCGTTCATCTGGATGGTGCTGACCTCGCTCAAGACACCGGTGGAGATCGCGTCGCAGGATGCCGGACTGCTCCCGGAGCACTGGGAATTCGGCAACTACGCGGAGGCGCTGAAGGCCGCGCCCTTCGCCACGTACGCCCGCAACAGCTTCATCATCGCGACCAGCCACACCGTGCTCAACCTGGTGATCGCCTCGATGGCGGGGTACGCGCTGGCCCGGATCAGGTTCCGCGGCAGCGAGGTCATCTTCTACCTGTTCATCGCGGCCCTGATGATCCCCACCTACACCAAGGTGCTGCCCGAGTTCCTGATCGTCCGCTTCATGCCGCTGGCCGGCGGGAACGACCTCTTCGGCCAGGGCGGCAGCGGCTGGCTCGACACCTGGTGGGCGCTCATCGTGCCCGGTGCGGTCACCCCGTTCGCGGTCTTCCTCTTCCGCCAGTTCTACCTGGACCTTCCGGTGGAGCTGGAGGAGGCGGCCAGGCTGGACGGTCTGGGCGAGTTCCGGATCTACGCCCGCATCATGACGCCGCAGGTCAAGCCCGCCCTCATCACGGTGGCGCTGCTGACCTTCGAGTCCTCCTGGAACAACTTCCTGTGGCCGCTGCTGGTGACCCGGACGGACAGTCTGCGGGTCATCCAGGTGGGGCTCTCCGTCTTCAAGACGGAGAACGGCCCCCAGTGGCACTTCCTGATGGCCGGCACCACGCTCGCCACCCTGCCCATGGTCGTGCTCTTCCTCATCGGCCAGCGCTACTTCGTGCAGGGCTTCGCAACCGCCGGTCTCAAGTGA
- a CDS encoding VOC family protein yields MATRWSLTIDCAHPARLAEFWALALGYAKKPPPKGFGSWEEWFAHYDVPEEEWGDGAYLADPDGEGPGLSFMKVPEAKAGKNRLHMDVQAGGGREVPWEVRWPRVLEALERLTAAGAKVVEEFEADGRPDHLWMADPEGNEFCLL; encoded by the coding sequence ATGGCGACACGTTGGAGTCTGACGATCGACTGCGCGCACCCCGCGCGACTGGCGGAGTTCTGGGCGCTCGCCCTGGGCTACGCGAAGAAGCCGCCGCCGAAGGGCTTCGGCAGCTGGGAGGAGTGGTTCGCCCACTACGACGTCCCGGAGGAGGAATGGGGCGACGGCGCCTATCTGGCGGACCCGGACGGTGAGGGGCCCGGCCTGTCCTTCATGAAGGTGCCCGAGGCGAAGGCCGGGAAGAACCGGCTGCACATGGACGTGCAGGCCGGTGGCGGCCGTGAGGTGCCGTGGGAGGTGCGGTGGCCCCGCGTGCTGGAGGCGCTGGAGCGGCTGACTGCCGCGGGGGCGAAGGTCGTCGAGGAGTTCGAGGCCGACGGGCGGCCCGATCACCTCTGGATGGCGGACCCGGAGGGCAACGAGTTCTGCCTGCTGTGA
- a CDS encoding endo-1,4-beta-xylanase yields the protein MRSRTRRACVLATAGVLAAAGVLSLAGTADAATTLGASAAAKGRYFGAAVAANHLGESAYASTLDTEFTMVTPENEMKWDAVEASRNSFNFSSADQIVSHAQGRGMKLRGHTLVWHSQLPGWVGGLGATDLRSAMNNHINQVMAHYKGKIYAWDVVNEAYQDGSSGARRSSPFQDKLGNGFIEEAFRTARAADSGAKLCYNDYNTDGQNAKSNAVYAMVKDFKQRGVPIDCVGFQSHFNGNSPVPSDYQANLQRFADLGVDVQITELDIEGSGSAQAASYTKVVNACLAVSRCAGITVWGIPDKYSWRAGGTPLLFDDNYGKKPAYSAVLAALGGTGGGGDGGGGNGACTATYTRTNTWGDRFNGQVTITAGSSAISGWTVPVTVTSPQKIATTWNGTPSWDSSGNVMTMKANGNGNLAAGASTSFGFTLMTNGNTSAPAIGACTAS from the coding sequence CTGCGCTCACGGACACGACGGGCCTGCGTGCTCGCCACGGCGGGGGTACTCGCCGCCGCGGGGGTCCTCTCCCTCGCCGGCACCGCCGACGCCGCGACGACGCTCGGGGCATCGGCCGCCGCCAAGGGCCGGTACTTCGGCGCAGCCGTCGCCGCGAACCACCTGGGCGAGTCCGCGTACGCCTCCACCCTGGACACCGAGTTCACCATGGTGACCCCGGAGAACGAGATGAAGTGGGACGCCGTCGAGGCCTCCCGCAACAGTTTCAACTTCAGCTCCGCGGACCAGATCGTCAGCCACGCCCAGGGCCGGGGCATGAAGCTTCGCGGTCACACGCTGGTGTGGCACTCCCAGCTGCCCGGCTGGGTCGGCGGGCTCGGGGCCACCGATCTGCGCTCGGCGATGAACAACCACATCAACCAGGTGATGGCGCACTACAAGGGCAAGATCTACGCCTGGGACGTCGTCAACGAGGCCTACCAGGACGGCAGCAGCGGGGCCAGGCGCAGCTCGCCCTTCCAGGACAAGCTCGGCAACGGCTTCATCGAGGAGGCCTTCCGCACCGCCCGGGCCGCCGACTCCGGCGCCAAGCTCTGTTACAACGACTACAACACCGACGGCCAGAACGCGAAGAGCAACGCGGTCTACGCCATGGTGAAGGACTTCAAGCAGCGCGGGGTGCCGATCGACTGCGTCGGCTTCCAGTCGCACTTCAACGGCAACTCCCCCGTCCCCTCCGACTACCAGGCCAACCTGCAGCGCTTCGCCGATCTCGGGGTCGACGTACAGATCACCGAGCTGGACATCGAGGGTTCGGGATCGGCTCAGGCCGCGAGTTACACCAAGGTCGTCAACGCCTGCCTGGCCGTGTCGCGCTGCGCCGGCATCACCGTGTGGGGCATTCCGGACAAGTACTCGTGGCGCGCCGGCGGCACCCCGCTGCTGTTCGACGACAACTACGGAAAGAAGCCGGCCTACAGCGCGGTGCTCGCGGCGCTGGGCGGCACCGGCGGCGGGGGTGACGGCGGTGGTGGAAACGGTGCCTGCACGGCCACTTACACCCGGACCAACACCTGGGGCGACCGCTTCAACGGGCAGGTGACCATCACGGCGGGCAGCTCGGCGATCAGCGGCTGGACGGTTCCGGTGACGGTGACGTCGCCGCAGAAGATCGCCACCACCTGGAACGGCACTCCGTCCTGGGACAGCAGTGGCAACGTGATGACGATGAAGGCCAACGGGAACGGGAATCTGGCCGCCGGGGCCTCGACGTCCTTCGGCTTCACCCTCATGACGAACGGCAACACCTCGGCGCCCGCCATCGGCGCCTGCACCGCCTCCTGA
- a CDS encoding SDR family oxidoreductase — MSADLQGSRALVTGAGHGIGRAIAVALAEAGADVAVHYHSSADEAAKTVSAIEALGRKAKAFQADATVTAEVDRLVEDATGFLGGLDVLVCNAGHLIGRATIAEMSDDHFDRVIDTNLTSTFRTVRAALPHLKESSAGRVITMSSLAAHNGGGPGSVAYAAAKAGIRGFTKGLAKELGGSGITVNTVAPGFIKGTAFHDTFTAPAAQEAMEAGIPVGRAGTPEDVASAVVHLASPASGFLTATTVDIDGGVWPR, encoded by the coding sequence ATGTCTGCTGATCTCCAAGGTTCCCGCGCGCTGGTGACCGGTGCGGGCCACGGCATCGGCCGCGCCATCGCCGTCGCCCTGGCCGAGGCCGGCGCCGATGTCGCCGTCCACTACCACTCCTCCGCCGACGAGGCCGCGAAGACGGTCTCCGCGATCGAGGCGCTCGGCCGCAAGGCCAAGGCGTTCCAGGCCGACGCGACGGTGACGGCCGAGGTGGACCGCCTGGTCGAGGACGCCACCGGATTCCTCGGCGGGCTGGACGTCCTGGTCTGCAACGCCGGTCATCTGATCGGCCGGGCGACGATCGCCGAGATGTCCGACGACCACTTCGACCGGGTCATCGACACCAATCTGACCTCGACGTTCCGTACGGTTCGGGCGGCGCTGCCGCACCTGAAGGAGTCGTCCGCCGGGCGCGTCATCACGATGTCGTCGCTGGCCGCGCACAACGGCGGCGGCCCCGGATCGGTCGCCTACGCGGCCGCCAAGGCCGGCATCAGGGGATTCACCAAGGGCCTGGCCAAGGAGCTCGGCGGCAGCGGCATCACGGTCAACACCGTCGCCCCCGGCTTCATCAAGGGCACCGCCTTCCACGACACGTTCACCGCGCCCGCGGCGCAGGAGGCGATGGAGGCGGGCATCCCGGTGGGCCGGGCCGGCACACCGGAGGACGTCGCCTCGGCGGTCGTCCACCTGGCCTCGCCCGCGTCCGGCTTCCTGACCGCCACCACGGTGGACATCGACGGTGGCGTATGGCCGCGTTGA